DNA sequence from the Prolixibacter sp. SD074 genome:
CTTCCTTGCCGGTAACGGCTTTGATTAACTGCTTCTCACCACCCTGTGGATATTTTACTTTCAGCGGTTGAACGGAGATTTCCGGTTCGTTGGCCGTGAGATCCTGCATGCGGGTAATTGCATCGGGTTTGTTGTTTTCGATACCAATTACTGCCTTATTCACGCCCAGCGATTTCATCAGCAGCTTGGTCCCGGCAATAATTTCGGCGCCTTTTTCCAGCATCAAGCGGTGGTCGGAGGTGAGGTAAGGTTCACATTCCACACCGTTGATGAGCAATACCTCGGCTGTCATTCCCGGAGGCGGGCTCAGTTTCACGTGCGTGGGGAAAGTCGCTCCACCCAAACCGACGATCCCGGCTGCCAGAATTTTTGCATTGATCTCCTTCGCATTCAGATGGGTTTCTTTAATCAGTGTATCGGAAGTATCTATCCCTTGTTCCCATTCATCACCTGCTACATCGATGATGATTGCTTTTTTCCTGTATCCCGAAGAATCCATCACATCATCAATCTTCTTCACTTTCCCGGAAACGGATGAATGGATATTGGTGGATACAAATCCCGAACTTTGCGCGATTACCGTACCGACTTTGACTTCGTCGCCGCGTTTAACCACTACGGTGGCGGGAGCGCCGATATGTTGAGCAACGGGAATACTGACGGTTGTGGGGAGGGGCAGCTTTTCGATGGCTTTGCCGGCCGACAATTTATTTTCTGCCGGGTGAACACCTCCCATTTTGAATGTCTTTAACACGTTGACCTCCAGTTTATCGTTAATTATTCGTTTATCAGGCTTTATCTGTTGTATCGGAGCCGGCTGATGTCGGCTCGGCTACCTGCCCGGTTTTGATTTTCCTTGGCGGAAAATTCACTTCAATGATGGAGCCGGTAGGACAAACAGGGACACATTTGCGGCAAAGTTTACACTTGTCCGAATCGATGAAGGCCAGGTTGTTTTCCATGGTAATGGCATCGAACGGGCACACTTTGAAACATTTGTTACAACCGATACAAGCCACTTCACATGATTTTTTCGCTGCCGCTCCTTTGTCCTCATTGCGGCAGGCCACGTAAATCTTGCGGTCCTTCGGCAT
Encoded proteins:
- the rsxC gene encoding electron transport complex subunit RsxC, whose amino-acid sequence is MLKTFKMGGVHPAENKLSAGKAIEKLPLPTTVSIPVAQHIGAPATVVVKRGDEVKVGTVIAQSSGFVSTNIHSSVSGKVKKIDDVMDSSGYRKKAIIIDVAGDEWEQGIDTSDTLIKETHLNAKEINAKILAAGIVGLGGATFPTHVKLSPPPGMTAEVLLINGVECEPYLTSDHRLMLEKGAEIIAGTKLLMKSLGVNKAVIGIENNKPDAITRMQDLTANEPEISVQPLKVKYPQGGEKQLIKAVTGKEVPSGALPIAVGAVVNNVGTAFAVYEAVMKNKPLVERVVTVTGKSVKEPSNLMVRIGTPVTDLVEAAGGMPEDTGKVISGGPMMGRAITTLEVPVTKGTSGILLIRDEEAKRNEVEPCIRCGKCVTVCPMGLEPYLLMTMSEKKLWERSEDRHVMDCIECGSCSFTCPSNRPLLDYIRLGKGTVSKLIRARKSQN